From the genome of Bacillus mesophilus:
GATGACCTCCTTGGGATGAAAAATGTGGTGGCTATTCCGCATTTAGGTGCATCCACGCATGAATCGGAAGTAAACTGTGCGATTATGGCTGCTAATCAATTAAAGCAATTTTTAGAAACAGGAAACATACAAAACTCTGTTAATTTCCCTAATGTATATATGCCTGTTACGGGAAGAAAGAGATTGACGGTTGTTCATCAGAATATCCCAAACATGGTGGGACAGATTACATCACTACTAGCAAATCATTCTATCAATATTGCTGACATGATGAACCGGAGTAAAGGCCAATGGGCATATACCCTAATTGATCTCGATCAAGATGTTGATCATAAAGAAAAACTGATCAAACAGGTTATGGAGATTTCTGGGGTTCGACATGTACGAATCATATAAGCCATCTAACACCACTTTAGTAATCGTAAGCTTGAAGTACAGGAGGGCTAAGAGTTGATAAAAGCAGTGTTTTTCGATCTAGATGATACATTACTTTATGATCAAAAGAGTGTAAAGGTAGCATTTAATGCTACATGCAGACTTGCTCAAGGAAGATTCGGGATTGATCCCGAAGCTTTAGAAACAGCTGTTAGACAAGAAGCAACTAACCTATATTCATCTTATGAAACGTATGAATTTACAAAGATGATTGGTATTAACCCATTTGAAGGGCTATGGGGAGACTTTTTAGATGAGGATGACAACTTTCAGAAAATGAAAGAAATCGTACCTATATATCGAAAAGAAGCTTGGACTAGAGGGTTATTACGATTAGGCATAGATGACGAAAACTTTGGTTATGAATTAGCAGAACGTTTTCCAAAAGAAAGAAGAAAAAGCCCTTTTGTTTATGAAGAGTCCTTTCAAGTGCTAAACAAGTTAAAAGAAGAAGGATATCAACTGCTTCTTTTGACGAATGGCTCTCCAGATTTGCAGAACACAAAATTATCAATCACATCAAAACTAATACCCTATTTTGATCATATTATTATTTCGGGAGCTTTTGGAAGAGGCAAACCAGATCCCACTATATTTGAACATGCTTTACAAAAAATGAAACTAGATAAAGAGATGGCCATTATGGTAGGAGATAATTTATTGACAGATATTCTGGGTGCATCTCGCATTGGAATGAAATCAGTTTGGATTAATCGTGAAAACAAAGTAAAAACAGACATTTTTCCAGATTATGAAATTAAGCATCTTGAAGAACTTTTCCCAATCTTAAAATCTTTAAATAATTAGTTGTTCTATAAATATTTTTAAGTACATGAGACCATCTTTGGCCTTATGTACTTATTTTTATTTTGGCCTACTTCAAGATGGTGATTAATTACTGGAAGCTTCTACTATGGTCGACTCAATGATTAACAAAAATAATTGTTTCTACTATTTGGTATTGCTAGAATAAAGATACTCCATAACAATAAAATCGAGGAGGAGCATATGAAAAAACTAAATCAAGAAATTATTGATGCGTATGAACTATTACTGGATATCGATTCCGTTAAAAAGGGCCTAGAATATATAGAGCGCACGCAAGAAGATACACTAGAAGAACAAATTCGTTTAACGGAAATTCCAGCTCCTACCTTTCATGAAGAAGTACGTGGTGAGTATTTTCAGAATAAATTTTTAGAACTAGGCTTGCAGGATGTAAAAAGGGACCGAGTCGGTAATATAATCGGTTTGCGACCAGGTAAGAGTGATGGACCTACTTTAGTCGTTTCTGCTCATTTGGATACCGTATTCCCGGAAGGCACCGAGATTAAAGTGAGCAAGAAGAATGGCAAAGTGTATGCGCCAGGCATTTCCGATGATGGAAGAGGATTAGCGGCACTTTTAACTCTTATAAACACGATGCAAAAACTAGAATTCGAGACGATAGGAGATCTTTTATTTGTTGCAACAGTTGGGGAAGAGGGCTTAGGAGATTTGAGAGGCGTTAAGGGTTTATTTGAAGATAGAGAAGACCTAGACGGCTTTATTTCAATTGAACCGGGCTCACCGTCAAGAATTATCTATTTAGCAACAGGGAGTCGACGTTATCGAGTGACTTACAAAGGTACAGGTGGTCATAGCTTCGGTGATTTCGGTACACCAAGTGCAATTCATGCACTAGGAAGAGCGGTTTCGTTAATTTCAGATTTACAAGTACCAGCTGAACCAAAAACTACTTTTAATATTGGAAAAATATCAGGGGGAACTTCTGTTAACACCATTGCCCAAGAATCTACGATGATCATTGATATTCGCTCAACAGAACCTGATTCATTGCTTAAAATCGAAAGTAAAATACTTGAGGCACTTAACGAAGCGGTATATGCAGAGAATAATCGTTGGGGGAAGGAAGTTATTGAGATAGATATTGAGTTAGTGGGAGACCGTCCCGCAGGTTCTCAACCTGATGACTCCACAATTGTTCAGGTTTCATTGGCATCAACAAAGGCTATTGGACAACCACCGGAATTATTGGGCCCGATAAGTACAGACTCAAATGTGCCGATAAGCTTAGGTATCCCTGCTGTCACCTTAGGAGGAGGAGGAGAGTATGGAGGTGTTCATACTCTTGAGGAATGGTTTGATCCAACTAATGCACATTTAGGGGTACAGCAAATATTGTTGACGATCCTCGGTCTTGTTGGAGTAAATCATGTAACTAGACCATTGTTAGATAAGATTAGTAGAACATAATATTATTATGTTAATTAATAGTGGTGGTAGATATTATTAAGGAGAAGATAAAGAGAGTAGACAAAAAAAAGAAAGCACAATTTCTCTAACAAAATTGACCTTTTAACAGTAAAACGCCCTCAAACTGAGGGCGTTTTACTGTTAAAGATTTTTTTACTCAATACTCTCTGGAAGACTTTCTTCCATAATCTCAACTGTTAATTTTTTTACTCTTCGATTATCTACTTCATCAACAACAACCTTTAAATTCTCATATAAAAAGTATTCTCCGTTTGAAGGAATGGACTCAAAACTCTCTAACACCCAACCACCAAGCGTATGATAGGATGTTTCGGGTTCTTCGACATCTAAAAGCTCTGAAAATTTCTCTAATTGATATTGTCCATCAAACTTATATACTCGTTCATTCTTTTTAGTCATTAAGTTTGTTTTTTCATCTTGTTCGTCCCAAATCTCACCAACAATCTCCTCGAGAATATCCTCTAATGTTAGTAATCCTGAGGTACCACCATATTCATCTAACACAATTGCCATATGTACTTTGTTTTTTTGCAATTTCGGTAGAAGGGTTGAAATACGCATAGATTCCACAACAAATAGGGGATCACGTAATAATTCTCTAACATCTACCTTATTGTACATTAATAAATGCGCAAAGAATTCCTTCTCAGACAGTATACCGATCACCTTATCTATACTCTCTTCATAAACTGGAACTCTTGAAAAACGCTCTTCAAAAAATATTTTCTTTATATCATCTATTGGTTGATTTATATCGATTGCTACCATATCAGTTCGTG
Proteins encoded in this window:
- a CDS encoding HAD family hydrolase; this translates as MIKAVFFDLDDTLLYDQKSVKVAFNATCRLAQGRFGIDPEALETAVRQEATNLYSSYETYEFTKMIGINPFEGLWGDFLDEDDNFQKMKEIVPIYRKEAWTRGLLRLGIDDENFGYELAERFPKERRKSPFVYEESFQVLNKLKEEGYQLLLLTNGSPDLQNTKLSITSKLIPYFDHIIISGAFGRGKPDPTIFEHALQKMKLDKEMAIMVGDNLLTDILGASRIGMKSVWINRENKVKTDIFPDYEIKHLEELFPILKSLNN
- a CDS encoding M20/M25/M40 family metallo-hydrolase encodes the protein MKKLNQEIIDAYELLLDIDSVKKGLEYIERTQEDTLEEQIRLTEIPAPTFHEEVRGEYFQNKFLELGLQDVKRDRVGNIIGLRPGKSDGPTLVVSAHLDTVFPEGTEIKVSKKNGKVYAPGISDDGRGLAALLTLINTMQKLEFETIGDLLFVATVGEEGLGDLRGVKGLFEDREDLDGFISIEPGSPSRIIYLATGSRRYRVTYKGTGGHSFGDFGTPSAIHALGRAVSLISDLQVPAEPKTTFNIGKISGGTSVNTIAQESTMIIDIRSTEPDSLLKIESKILEALNEAVYAENNRWGKEVIEIDIELVGDRPAGSQPDDSTIVQVSLASTKAIGQPPELLGPISTDSNVPISLGIPAVTLGGGGEYGGVHTLEEWFDPTNAHLGVQQILLTILGLVGVNHVTRPLLDKISRT
- a CDS encoding hemolysin family protein, which produces MDEIPLFSLILLFTLILLSAFFSSAETAYSSVNKIRLKNFVDEGKPGSKKAYYITENFDKALSTILIGNNIVNIAAASISAKLADDIFGGNTGLIISTVTMTILVLIFGEILPKSLAKERAESYTLLISGILFILIKVLAPINFFFIKLKIFVSKFFKKEDDLPSVTEEELKAMISMSEEEGVIDKEERELIHRTMDFNDILAREILTPRTDMVAIDINQPIDDIKKIFFEERFSRVPVYEESIDKVIGILSEKEFFAHLLMYNKVDVRELLRDPLFVVESMRISTLLPKLQKNKVHMAIVLDEYGGTSGLLTLEDILEEIVGEIWDEQDEKTNLMTKKNERVYKFDGQYQLEKFSELLDVEEPETSYHTLGGWVLESFESIPSNGEYFLYENLKVVVDEVDNRRVKKLTVEIMEESLPESIE